A genomic segment from Peribacillus sp. ACCC06369 encodes:
- a CDS encoding cation diffusion facilitator family transporter: protein MKELFRLLKQGNKSAFIAACVNSIIAVLKGIAYFMTGNVAMFAETLHTLGDAANQFFVFIGSALSKKSPTDRFPDGFGRLVNLVLLGAVLVVGIMSYETIKEGFHHILHPVESTGIIINLSVLSLAVVLESYVLFKAMKEVVHETGIEAKGTAVIFKSFAGLKRAKPATKLVFMEDMVATGGGVLAIIAILLANFTPFIQAEGVASVMIGLGMFYVVGRVFLDNAAGALGEADIEMRQKIGSMVMGDPDVRDIQKLAVIKEGEDFHVELEVELDPHISIAQADDIKDRLFNEIFKERGVTDVIIEFDENDGIPKWEGQIKKELNEMEKDGK, encoded by the coding sequence ATGAAAGAATTATTCCGTTTATTAAAACAAGGTAATAAATCGGCGTTCATTGCTGCATGTGTGAATAGTATCATCGCTGTGCTAAAGGGAATTGCTTATTTCATGACAGGAAATGTCGCTATGTTCGCTGAAACCTTACATACTTTGGGAGATGCTGCGAATCAGTTTTTTGTCTTCATCGGTTCTGCACTTAGTAAAAAGTCACCAACTGATCGATTCCCTGATGGCTTTGGGCGTTTGGTTAACCTCGTTTTATTAGGGGCGGTTTTGGTTGTCGGGATCATGTCTTATGAAACCATTAAAGAAGGGTTTCATCACATATTGCACCCAGTAGAATCAACTGGAATCATTATTAACTTGTCCGTTCTTTCGTTAGCTGTTGTGTTGGAATCATATGTTTTATTTAAAGCGATGAAAGAAGTGGTGCATGAGACTGGAATCGAAGCTAAAGGTACAGCCGTCATTTTTAAGAGTTTTGCTGGTTTAAAAAGAGCAAAACCAGCGACGAAATTAGTATTCATGGAAGATATGGTAGCAACTGGAGGTGGAGTGCTTGCGATAATTGCCATCTTATTAGCAAACTTCACGCCCTTCATTCAAGCGGAAGGTGTTGCTTCTGTCATGATTGGTCTCGGTATGTTCTATGTGGTTGGAAGGGTTTTCCTTGATAATGCTGCAGGCGCTCTTGGGGAAGCGGATATAGAAATGCGTCAAAAGATTGGTTCTATGGTCATGGGTGACCCAGATGTAAGGGATATACAGAAACTGGCCGTAATAAAAGAAGGGGAGGACTTTCATGTTGAACTTGAAGTGGAACTTGATCCCCATATTTCAATCGCCCAGGCTGATGACATCAAAGATCGCCTGTTTAATGAGATATTCAAGGAAAGAGGAGTCACGGATGTCATCATAGAATTTGATGAAAATGACGGTATTCCAAAATGGGAAGGTCAGATTAAAAAAGAATTGAATGAAATGGAAAAAGATGGGAAGTAG
- a CDS encoding histidine kinase N-terminal domain-containing protein, producing the protein MELSSEHKEYKNVLIRYLEENESLFLNEWNETIKINEIDPYKEKVKENGYGMYSLVIQTFKEALSEDVLIRLAYQVAKERLEANINIGDFLYNINLGRNIIIRNVFGTNIPIYYMQKFINDINLHFDSFSYHAVTRYTNLTNEVIEEKKSYISENHKDKLAVLGQISSSFVHEFRNPLTAIMGFNKLLKRENPGLKYLDIIDYELNQLNFRITQFLHTSKSDFNEEQREEISVLKLIEEIQELTYANIVDASVNVEIDIYPNLVMTASKDGLKQVFLNLFINSIDALKDREHPRILRINSLIEANERIIRISNNGPAIASELIESIFEPFVTTKELGTGIGLYVCKKIIESNDGYMNCDSNENLTTFSIHFPIVQY; encoded by the coding sequence ATGGAGTTGTCATCTGAACATAAGGAGTATAAAAATGTTTTGATTCGATATCTGGAAGAAAATGAATCTTTGTTTTTAAATGAATGGAACGAGACCATTAAGATCAATGAAATAGACCCCTACAAAGAAAAAGTTAAAGAAAATGGATATGGGATGTACTCACTGGTCATACAAACGTTCAAGGAGGCATTGTCGGAAGACGTGCTGATAAGGTTGGCTTACCAGGTTGCAAAAGAACGTCTTGAAGCAAATATTAACATCGGGGATTTTCTATATAATATCAATTTAGGGAGAAATATCATAATCAGAAATGTTTTTGGGACGAATATCCCCATTTATTATATGCAGAAATTCATTAATGACATTAACTTGCACTTTGATTCGTTCAGCTATCATGCAGTAACGAGATATACGAATCTAACAAATGAAGTGATTGAGGAAAAAAAGTCTTATATAAGTGAAAACCACAAAGATAAATTAGCGGTACTGGGACAGATATCTTCAAGCTTTGTACATGAGTTCCGAAACCCGCTTACAGCTATCATGGGGTTCAATAAATTATTGAAGCGGGAGAATCCAGGGTTGAAATATTTGGATATCATTGATTATGAATTAAATCAGTTGAATTTCAGGATAACCCAATTCCTCCATACCTCCAAATCTGATTTTAATGAGGAACAAAGAGAGGAAATTTCCGTATTAAAGTTAATTGAAGAAATACAAGAATTGACTTATGCGAATATTGTGGATGCCAGCGTTAATGTGGAAATAGATATTTATCCAAACTTAGTCATGACAGCGAGCAAGGATGGGTTAAAACAAGTATTCTTGAATCTTTTCATTAATTCCATTGATGCTTTAAAGGATAGGGAACACCCTAGAATTTTGAGGATAAACTCTTTAATTGAGGCGAATGAAAGAATAATTCGAATTTCTAATAATGGACCGGCCATTGCCAGTGAATTGATCGAATCTATTTTTGAGCCCTTTGTCACAACAAAAGAGTTAGGAACGGGAATTGGATTATACGTATGTAAAAAGATCATTGAAAGTAATGATGGATATATGAATTGTGACTCTAATGAAAATTTGACCACATTCAGCATCCATTTCCCAATTGTTCAGTACTAA
- a CDS encoding sigma-54-dependent Fis family transcriptional regulator, producing MSINISADKGTVPAFIQESWKRCHSKGLQPSTMDKEDMLGAFELAEYHDQYAELLYHSSPILEEVHSSINGLESILLLAAPEGYIIETVGDPAFVRHADNVSLRKGANWLEESKGTNAIGTAIIEKKPVLIHGNQHFHQDNHFLTCAASPIYHPDGHLLGVLNLSSHQQNYHPFSISLVQRVADSIKQALLLSHSQKREKNLYFIYDQYPDPLITLDKEGKVTNLNIAASKVIGTLKKPIPNIISRLDPLVLEQKISIKDQEYTVQTLGKNIENQSSVILRLKKQKLNDGLTNRYQFTDIISNDPQMNQTISIAKRAATLDISLLITGESGTGKELFAQSIHGVSLRSDKPFIAINCSAIPENLLESELFGYEKGAFTGAKSGGHKGKFEAADGGTLFLDEIGDMPLPAQATLLRVLQERCVTRVGGHASIPIDVRVIAATNKDLQKEIEAGEFRADLFFRLCGLSLKLPNLRSRKDLLLLAEYILEGLAYKSEHTELTHEAKTFILEYSWPGNFRELQNVLGQAAFLADNGPITRDLLEALCPVSSITLEEKANADREPRNFREQETKLIRNALERTNGNISNAAKQLDIGRNTLYRKMKKYGMNFQKVRDS from the coding sequence ATGTCTATTAATATTAGCGCGGATAAAGGAACCGTTCCGGCATTTATTCAAGAATCATGGAAGCGGTGCCATTCAAAAGGACTTCAGCCTAGCACGATGGATAAGGAAGATATGCTTGGCGCATTTGAGTTGGCCGAATACCACGATCAATATGCAGAACTGCTGTACCATTCTTCCCCCATTTTAGAGGAAGTTCATAGCTCGATTAATGGCTTGGAGTCCATTTTATTACTTGCTGCTCCTGAAGGTTATATCATCGAAACAGTTGGCGATCCAGCTTTCGTTCGGCATGCAGATAATGTTTCCCTCAGAAAAGGGGCCAATTGGCTAGAGGAATCAAAAGGGACAAATGCAATAGGAACAGCCATTATAGAGAAAAAACCCGTATTGATTCATGGCAATCAACACTTTCATCAGGATAACCATTTCCTTACTTGCGCCGCTTCCCCCATTTATCACCCTGATGGGCATCTGCTTGGTGTCTTGAATTTAAGCAGCCATCAACAGAATTATCATCCTTTTTCCATTAGCCTGGTTCAGAGGGTGGCTGATAGCATCAAACAAGCACTCTTATTGTCACATTCTCAAAAAAGGGAGAAAAACCTTTATTTTATATATGATCAATACCCTGATCCTCTAATCACCCTTGATAAAGAGGGAAAAGTTACAAATCTCAACATTGCGGCGTCCAAAGTTATTGGCACATTGAAAAAACCGATACCGAATATAATATCAAGATTAGACCCGCTTGTTTTAGAACAGAAGATTTCAATAAAAGACCAGGAATACACAGTTCAGACCCTTGGTAAAAATATAGAAAATCAGTCCTCCGTGATCCTACGGTTAAAAAAACAAAAATTGAATGATGGTTTAACTAATCGATATCAATTTACCGATATAATCAGTAATGATCCACAAATGAATCAAACCATATCCATTGCCAAAAGGGCAGCAACACTTGATATCAGTCTTCTAATCACTGGAGAAAGTGGAACGGGAAAAGAACTGTTCGCTCAATCCATTCATGGGGTTAGCTTAAGAAGCGATAAACCGTTCATCGCTATAAACTGCAGCGCAATACCCGAGAACTTATTGGAAAGTGAGTTATTCGGGTATGAAAAGGGTGCCTTTACTGGCGCAAAAAGCGGCGGACATAAGGGGAAGTTCGAAGCTGCTGATGGCGGAACCCTGTTTTTGGATGAAATCGGGGACATGCCGCTTCCAGCTCAAGCGACTCTGCTTCGCGTGCTTCAGGAAAGATGTGTGACCCGTGTCGGTGGACATGCTTCCATTCCAATCGATGTAAGGGTCATTGCCGCCACAAACAAAGACTTACAAAAAGAAATTGAAGCAGGGGAATTCCGTGCCGATCTATTTTTTCGCCTGTGTGGATTATCGTTAAAACTTCCAAATCTCAGGAGTCGTAAAGATTTATTACTGTTAGCAGAATACATTTTAGAAGGTTTAGCATATAAGAGCGAACATACCGAATTAACCCACGAAGCTAAAACATTCATTTTGGAATATTCGTGGCCAGGAAATTTCCGTGAATTGCAAAACGTGCTCGGACAGGCTGCATTCCTAGCTGATAATGGTCCGATTACAAGGGACTTACTCGAGGCACTTTGCCCTGTTTCTTCCATTACACTTGAAGAAAAGGCAAATGCCGATCGAGAACCAAGAAACTTTCGAGAACAAGAAACCAAACTTATCAGGAATGCCTTGGAACGAACAAATGGAAATATCAGTAACGCCGCAAAACAACTTGATATCGGCCGAAATACACTTTATAGAAAAATGAAAAAATACGGAATGAACTTTCAAAAAGTAAGAGATTCTTAG
- a CDS encoding aldehyde dehydrogenase family protein: MEQTIKLNPRVQEFLKGTKKLLINGELVEAASGKTFETLDPSNGKVLAIVSEAGPEDVDKAVKAARKAFDNGPWKKMSASERSRLIYKLADLMEDHKEALAQLDTLDNGKPIGETTNADVPLAIDHFRYYAGWTTKIVGQTIPVAGNYFNYTRHEAVGVVGQIIPWNFPLLMAAWKLGAALATGCTIVLKPAEQTPLSALYLGQLALEAGFPPGVLNVIPGFGETAGSPLVDHPDVDKIAFTGSTSVGKMIMRQASGTVKKISLELGGKSPNIILPDADMSKAIPGALMGIMFNQGQVCCAGSRLYIQKKSYDNVVADLVSHAKNIKQGAGLDPSTQIGPLVSSEQLERVGSYIEKGKSEGAEVVTGGNYGQGEGYFVAPTIFAGVEDEMTIAKEEIFGPVVAAMPFDDLDDVINRANNSEYGLAAGLWTQDVKKAHYVANELKAGTVWVNCYNAFDAASPFGGYKQSGIGREMGSYALDNYTEVKSVWINLN, translated from the coding sequence ATGGAACAAACTATTAAACTTAATCCGCGAGTGCAAGAATTCTTAAAGGGCACTAAAAAGCTATTGATCAATGGGGAATTGGTGGAAGCTGCTTCAGGAAAAACCTTTGAGACTCTCGATCCTTCAAATGGGAAGGTTCTGGCCATTGTGAGTGAAGCAGGACCAGAAGATGTAGATAAAGCAGTCAAAGCAGCCCGCAAGGCTTTCGACAACGGGCCCTGGAAAAAAATGAGTGCATCGGAACGCAGTCGCCTCATTTATAAGTTAGCGGACCTAATGGAGGATCATAAAGAAGCGTTAGCACAATTAGATACCCTGGATAATGGTAAGCCAATTGGTGAAACCACTAATGCCGACGTCCCCCTCGCCATTGATCACTTCCGTTATTATGCTGGATGGACCACTAAGATAGTGGGTCAAACAATTCCTGTTGCAGGAAATTACTTTAATTATACCCGTCATGAAGCAGTTGGAGTGGTAGGACAAATCATCCCTTGGAATTTCCCCCTTCTTATGGCAGCATGGAAATTAGGTGCAGCCCTTGCAACCGGATGTACGATCGTTTTAAAACCAGCGGAGCAAACGCCGCTTTCAGCATTATATTTAGGGCAATTGGCGCTTGAAGCCGGTTTTCCTCCTGGTGTTCTTAATGTCATACCTGGATTCGGGGAAACAGCAGGATCACCGCTTGTAGACCATCCTGATGTCGATAAAATTGCCTTTACCGGTTCAACCTCAGTAGGGAAAATGATCATGCGTCAAGCTTCGGGCACTGTGAAAAAAATCTCGTTGGAACTAGGTGGGAAATCACCTAATATCATTTTACCGGATGCAGATATGAGTAAAGCCATTCCTGGTGCTTTGATGGGCATCATGTTTAATCAAGGACAAGTTTGCTGTGCCGGTTCCCGACTGTACATTCAGAAGAAATCCTATGATAACGTGGTAGCTGACTTAGTGTCCCACGCAAAAAATATTAAACAAGGGGCCGGTCTTGATCCATCAACCCAGATAGGGCCATTGGTATCCAGTGAACAACTGGAAAGAGTGGGCAGTTATATTGAAAAAGGGAAGTCTGAAGGAGCTGAAGTGGTTACAGGGGGCAATTACGGACAAGGTGAGGGTTATTTTGTAGCACCTACAATATTTGCAGGTGTTGAAGATGAAATGACAATCGCTAAAGAAGAAATCTTCGGTCCTGTTGTAGCTGCCATGCCTTTTGACGATTTGGACGATGTGATAAACCGTGCAAATAACTCTGAATATGGATTGGCCGCTGGTTTATGGACACAAGATGTAAAAAAAGCCCATTATGTGGCTAATGAATTAAAGGCAGGTACAGTTTGGGTAAACTGTTATAACGCCTTTGATGCAGCTTCTCCATTTGGTGGTTATAAACAAAGTGGAATCGGTCGGGAAATGGGCAGTTATGCATTGGATAATTATACGGAAGTTAAAAGTGTATGGATTAACTTAAACTAA
- a CDS encoding amino acid permease, translating to MTIVAFQTNELKHGLKTRHVTMISIGGVIGAGLFIGSGTIIGSAGPGAIISYIIAGLMIVLIMRMLGEMAVVNPDSGSFSTYAHQAMGPWAGYTIGWLYWFNWVIIIAIETTLLGTMVHDWFPAIPMWAASLSFPILMMVTNIYSVKAYGEFEYWLAFMKVTAIVIFLFLGAAMIFGFVPGFDSPGLANITGNGGFFPNGFLPVLLSVIFITFSLSGSEVAAIAAGESENPEKNIIKAINAVVWRLLLFFVGSVAILVIVIPQGAEDLLKTPYASVFDMAGLPAAGQVMNIVIFISLLSVLNSGLYTSSRMLYSLAKKGDAPKILSRVNKRGIPIWALMACVFFAYVCTTFKFVSPDKLFAFLANSSGGVTMIMYIFIAFSHLYLRKKTEKENPGTLKVKMWLFPYLTYATIAVLFIIFVAQAFIDSMRLQFFLTSLLTILVIGSYFLFYHKKNVMTPEQDGKLKKIQVKEG from the coding sequence GTGACAATAGTGGCTTTTCAAACAAATGAACTGAAACATGGTCTCAAGACCAGGCATGTCACAATGATTTCTATTGGAGGGGTCATTGGGGCAGGACTATTTATCGGAAGCGGAACAATAATAGGTTCAGCAGGACCTGGTGCTATTATATCGTATATAATCGCAGGATTGATGATCGTGCTCATCATGCGCATGCTGGGTGAAATGGCTGTGGTGAACCCTGATAGCGGATCCTTTTCAACATATGCACATCAGGCAATGGGCCCTTGGGCCGGATATACGATTGGCTGGTTGTACTGGTTCAACTGGGTTATCATTATTGCTATAGAAACAACTTTATTGGGTACTATGGTTCATGATTGGTTTCCTGCCATACCCATGTGGGCTGCTAGTCTTTCTTTCCCTATTTTAATGATGGTTACGAATATATATTCAGTCAAAGCTTATGGTGAATTTGAATACTGGTTAGCTTTCATGAAAGTGACAGCCATTGTCATCTTCCTATTCCTGGGTGCAGCGATGATTTTTGGATTTGTTCCTGGATTTGATTCACCAGGACTTGCCAACATTACCGGAAATGGAGGGTTTTTTCCAAATGGTTTTCTTCCGGTCCTCCTTAGTGTGATATTCATTACCTTCTCTTTATCGGGTAGTGAGGTTGCTGCCATTGCTGCAGGAGAGTCTGAAAACCCTGAAAAAAATATTATTAAAGCCATAAACGCTGTTGTATGGCGTCTCCTTCTTTTCTTTGTCGGCTCAGTGGCTATTTTAGTTATCGTAATCCCACAGGGGGCTGAAGATTTACTGAAAACCCCCTATGCCAGCGTTTTTGATATGGCAGGCCTCCCGGCAGCGGGTCAAGTTATGAATATTGTAATCTTCATATCATTGCTTTCTGTTTTGAATTCAGGGCTATATACAAGCTCACGTATGTTATACTCTTTAGCAAAAAAAGGTGATGCACCGAAAATCCTATCCCGTGTGAATAAGAGGGGAATCCCGATTTGGGCGTTAATGGCATGTGTTTTCTTTGCTTATGTGTGTACGACATTTAAATTTGTTTCCCCTGATAAATTGTTTGCTTTTCTCGCAAATAGCTCGGGAGGAGTCACTATGATCATGTATATATTTATCGCTTTTTCTCATCTGTATTTGAGGAAAAAGACTGAAAAAGAAAATCCCGGAACACTTAAAGTGAAAATGTGGCTATTCCCTTACTTAACCTACGCGACTATTGCAGTATTATTTATTATATTTGTTGCTCAAGCATTTATTGATTCCATGCGGTTGCAATTCTTTCTTACAAGCCTTCTCACGATTCTTGTTATAGGGTCATACTTTCTGTTTTATCATAAGAAAAATGTAATGACTCCTGAACAAGACGGTAAACTAAAAAAAATTCAAGTTAAAGAAGGGTAA